The proteins below are encoded in one region of Alistipes indistinctus YIT 12060:
- a CDS encoding SGNH/GDSL hydrolase family protein, producing MKRLCIGLVCCLQFLMLSGQSLPVGSGTIRWIDPQTAGFPVVQGQAWSQEMTGNYCRLPENMRSEVRPMVWTLACHSAGLSIWFRSNAAPIRVRYAVTHNDERAMPHMPATGVSGLDLYAVDQNGWERYVPGKFDWTKQDTVYAVFQPEPDRHFARQGYEFRLYLPLYNGVSKLEIGVDSAAQFRFLPVRAEKPIVAYGTSIMQGACASRPGMAWSTILSRKLDYPLLNFGFSGNGTMDSVVLDELGKIDARMYIVDCLPNLVGIADSSVTARFRQGVALLRKYHRTPILLVEHAEAEADGEDSAACHKNALLRACYEQLREEGVPELYYLSCREIGLPDDALVDGIHPSDYGMMRQAMACERKIREIFGEEQGNLSTTRPVRQRRDAPYYEWSDRHEAILTKNRIEAPKNVLLGNSIVHFWGGADKGHYRNGAKSWEQIMSVAGFSNMGCGFDRIENLLWRVCHGELDGYEAERVVVMIGTNNLSCNTDDEIIRGIAHLVAVIARHQPSAGVEVIGLLPRRGMEDRVSGVNTKLEEKIRSMNLTFRNPGTLLLGKGGKIDESLFRDGLHPNEKGYGRIAPIIAGME from the coding sequence ATGAAACGACTGTGTATCGGTTTGGTTTGCTGCCTGCAATTTTTGATGTTGTCGGGACAGTCCCTCCCCGTCGGTTCGGGAACGATACGATGGATTGATCCGCAGACTGCCGGGTTCCCCGTGGTACAGGGGCAGGCTTGGTCGCAGGAAATGACCGGGAATTACTGCAGGCTGCCGGAAAACATGCGCTCGGAAGTGAGACCCATGGTTTGGACTTTGGCTTGCCATTCGGCCGGGTTGTCCATTTGGTTTCGGAGCAATGCCGCACCGATCCGTGTGCGTTATGCGGTGACGCATAACGATGAACGGGCTATGCCCCATATGCCGGCAACGGGAGTGTCGGGGCTCGATTTGTACGCGGTTGACCAGAACGGATGGGAGCGTTATGTGCCGGGTAAATTCGACTGGACGAAGCAGGATACCGTCTATGCCGTGTTCCAACCGGAACCGGATCGCCATTTTGCTCGGCAAGGATATGAGTTTCGGCTGTACCTTCCTTTGTATAACGGAGTGTCTAAGCTGGAAATAGGGGTGGACAGCGCGGCCCAATTCAGGTTTCTGCCGGTGCGTGCTGAAAAACCGATCGTGGCCTACGGTACGTCGATCATGCAGGGCGCTTGCGCTTCCCGCCCCGGTATGGCCTGGAGTACCATCCTGTCCCGGAAACTGGACTATCCGTTGTTGAATTTCGGATTTTCCGGAAATGGAACCATGGATTCTGTCGTATTGGACGAGCTGGGGAAAATAGATGCGCGGATGTATATCGTGGATTGTCTGCCCAATCTGGTGGGCATCGCCGATTCATCGGTTACGGCACGCTTCCGGCAGGGGGTCGCTCTTTTGCGCAAATATCATCGGACACCGATTCTTTTGGTAGAGCACGCCGAAGCCGAAGCGGATGGAGAGGATAGCGCTGCCTGTCATAAAAACGCATTGTTGAGGGCCTGTTACGAACAGTTGCGTGAGGAGGGGGTGCCTGAGCTCTATTATTTGTCCTGCCGGGAGATCGGATTACCCGATGACGCTTTGGTGGACGGCATTCATCCGTCCGATTACGGGATGATGCGGCAGGCGATGGCTTGTGAAAGAAAGATCCGGGAAATTTTCGGGGAAGAGCAGGGAAATCTTTCCACGACCCGGCCGGTGCGCCAACGGCGGGATGCTCCGTATTATGAGTGGTCCGACCGGCACGAGGCGATTTTGACAAAAAATAGGATCGAAGCGCCGAAAAATGTCCTGTTGGGAAATTCGATCGTGCATTTCTGGGGCGGTGCGGACAAAGGTCATTACAGGAATGGAGCGAAAAGTTGGGAGCAGATTATGTCTGTTGCCGGATTCAGTAATATGGGTTGCGGATTCGACCGGATCGAAAATTTGCTTTGGAGGGTTTGTCACGGCGAATTGGACGGCTATGAAGCGGAACGGGTCGTTGTTATGATCGGTACGAACAATTTGTCATGCAATACGGACGATGAGATTATCCGAGGAATTGCCCATCTGGTTGCGGTGATCGCACGACATCAGCCTTCGGCCGGGGTGGAAGTGATCGGTTTGTTGCCTCGTCGGGGGATGGAAGATAGGGTAAGCGGAGTTAACACGAAGCTGGAAGAAAAAATCCGCTCGATGAATCTTACGTTCCGTAATCCGGGCACGCTCCTGTTGGGGAAAGGGGGGAAGATTGACGAATCTCTGTTTCGGGACGGCCTGCATCCCAACGAAAAAGGGTATGGACGAATTGCTCCGATCATTGCGGGAATGGAATGA
- a CDS encoding VOC family protein yields the protein MEEYRKDDELARCMVEWGWRYHHVGIPTRQVRPGETYLPHLKFSVSGFASSPFGAEWMRFDEECGMHELIQTVPHIAFVVEDLDFELATRGFTILTKPNPPSEGVRVAMIEHNGVPIELIEFSS from the coding sequence ATGGAAGAGTACCGGAAAGACGATGAACTGGCCCGATGCATGGTGGAGTGGGGATGGCGATACCATCATGTAGGCATTCCGACCCGGCAGGTACGGCCGGGAGAAACCTATTTGCCCCATCTGAAATTCTCCGTTTCCGGTTTCGCTTCCAGCCCTTTCGGGGCAGAATGGATGAGATTCGACGAAGAGTGCGGGATGCATGAACTGATCCAAACCGTTCCGCATATCGCCTTTGTCGTTGAGGATTTGGATTTCGAGTTGGCGACACGCGGGTTCACTATTCTGACAAAACCCAATCCCCCGTCAGAAGGAGTCCGTGTGGCGATGATCGAACACAACGGAGTCCCGATCGAATTGATCGAATTTTCATCATAA
- a CDS encoding glycerophosphodiester phosphodiesterase → MSNSQNNPVQSGCTAPTTQVIAHRGYWDTHGSAQNSLASLEKADEIGAYGSECDVYLCPDGELMVFHDPHVNVNGTMREIERTPSTVLRQAVLANGETMPTFAAYLDKFKQCKQTKLIIELKAQKIDKRESETLAAKIVEMVKRTGVEERVEYITFNRDAMLKLIELDPEAKVAYLTGDLSPAEAKAVGCTGIDYSLDKMKQNEHWFREAREAGLEINVWTVNKADDMRYLIGQGVDYITTDAPELLQRILRNYPMQPKH, encoded by the coding sequence ATGTCCAATTCACAGAACAATCCGGTCCAATCCGGCTGCACAGCACCAACCACACAAGTTATCGCCCACCGCGGATATTGGGATACACACGGATCGGCCCAAAATTCGCTCGCTTCCCTCGAAAAAGCGGACGAAATCGGCGCTTACGGTTCGGAATGCGACGTTTACCTCTGCCCGGACGGGGAACTGATGGTTTTCCACGATCCGCACGTCAATGTAAACGGCACGATGCGGGAGATCGAGCGAACCCCTTCGACCGTCCTGCGGCAAGCGGTGCTTGCCAACGGTGAAACGATGCCCACTTTCGCCGCCTACCTCGATAAATTCAAGCAATGTAAACAGACCAAACTGATCATCGAGCTGAAAGCCCAGAAAATAGACAAACGGGAAAGCGAAACGCTGGCCGCCAAGATTGTGGAAATGGTAAAGCGAACTGGCGTAGAAGAGCGGGTCGAATACATCACATTCAACCGCGACGCGATGCTGAAGTTGATCGAGCTGGATCCCGAAGCGAAAGTGGCCTACCTTACCGGCGACCTGTCTCCGGCAGAAGCCAAAGCGGTCGGTTGCACGGGAATCGACTACTCGTTGGACAAAATGAAACAGAACGAACATTGGTTCCGGGAAGCCCGGGAAGCAGGACTCGAAATCAACGTCTGGACCGTAAACAAAGCTGACGACATGCGTTATCTGATCGGTCAAGGTGTCGATTACATCACCACCGATGCGCCAGAACTGCTGCAAAGAATCTTGCGAAACTACCCCATGCAACCCAAACACTAA
- a CDS encoding SGNH/GDSL hydrolase family protein, which translates to MNLRKSLVVLLSLLVWTLPETHATGKKILYIGDSVTDGNWGKVSGGPNRSLTDMNHIFGHGYMFICAARYMADYPEEDYRFYNRGISGNRVADLKARWQQDALEIDPDILSVLVGVNDLLDVYNKTDGPQEVDTARFEADYRDILDRSRAQNPEVRIVLAEPFILPVGMWQEHYTHWRAQCDRLGAVVKKLAKEYNAVFLPYQGLFDKLAHDGRTPKLSYWMWDGTHPTAAGHEKMAELWMQRVGSKL; encoded by the coding sequence ATGAACCTGAGAAAATCGCTTGTCGTCTTACTTTCCCTGTTGGTGTGGACCCTTCCGGAAACCCATGCAACCGGAAAAAAAATCCTTTATATCGGAGATTCCGTGACGGACGGCAACTGGGGCAAAGTGAGCGGCGGCCCGAACCGCAGCCTCACCGACATGAACCACATTTTCGGACACGGTTACATGTTCATCTGTGCCGCCCGCTATATGGCAGACTATCCCGAGGAGGACTACCGGTTCTACAACCGGGGCATCAGCGGCAACCGCGTGGCGGACCTGAAGGCCCGCTGGCAGCAGGATGCGCTGGAGATCGATCCCGACATCCTCTCGGTATTGGTAGGCGTTAACGACCTGCTGGACGTTTACAACAAGACGGACGGCCCGCAGGAAGTCGATACCGCCCGGTTCGAAGCAGACTACCGAGACATCCTCGACCGCTCCCGGGCTCAAAATCCCGAGGTACGGATCGTCCTGGCCGAGCCTTTCATCCTTCCCGTTGGTATGTGGCAGGAACATTATACCCATTGGCGCGCGCAGTGCGACCGCCTGGGCGCCGTCGTAAAAAAGCTGGCCAAAGAATACAACGCCGTATTCCTGCCCTATCAGGGATTATTCGACAAACTCGCACACGACGGCCGGACCCCGAAGTTATCGTACTGGATGTGGGACGGTACGCACCCCACGGCGGCAGGTCACGAAAAGATGGCCGAACTATGGATGCAGAGAGTAGGAAGCAAACTGTAA
- a CDS encoding glycoside hydrolase family 97 protein: MKYRLRLLCAGLLFCSMQSAAAQETVQTLSPNGKLAITVSLQDGAPRYEVTYQGKPVVLESALGINGNGDWSRGMRIAGVTRSSRDTLWTPVYGERSEIPDRYNQSVIRFAHGKREPGLELEVRAYDEGAAFRYLFLEGGGYLHITGEATEFTLPEGTMAYFAPFAQAVHQKLPLHDWPGEADRPLTLELPGGLYGALAEAEVVDYVRTKFKLADGKPNTLACSMYGAVDEIAPFATPWRVVMVAEQPGQLIENNYLLLNLNPPCAIENPWWIKPGKVMREVTLSTKGARELVDFAVKRNLQYIEFDAGWYGHEYEKISDASRVNVDPRRNPNNDLDLEEVVRYANGRGIGVWVYVNQRALAAQLDTILPLYHKWGIKGVKFGFVQVGSQMWTKWMHDAVKKCAENQLMVDIHDEYRPTGFSRTYPNLLTQEGVRGNEEMPDATNNLILPFTRYVAGPADYTISYYFRNFDGYNPQMIDTLAPKARAIHATSGQQLAMAVVYYSPLQFLYWYDRPSDSRDEPELEFFDRVPTVWDETKVLQGKIGEYITTARRKGDEWFVGVMNGLQPRTLDIPFNFLPAGKKYVAHIYRDGTMKTPTRTKVEVETRTVDANTVLPAKLYGSGGLAIRLEPAEPGKR; this comes from the coding sequence ATGAAATACCGCCTACGTCTCCTCTGTGCAGGACTTCTCTTTTGCAGCATGCAATCCGCCGCCGCGCAGGAAACCGTACAAACCCTCTCGCCGAACGGCAAACTGGCGATCACAGTTTCGTTGCAGGACGGGGCGCCCCGCTACGAGGTTACTTACCAAGGTAAGCCCGTCGTACTGGAATCGGCACTCGGGATCAACGGCAACGGCGACTGGAGCCGGGGCATGCGTATTGCAGGAGTTACGCGGTCGAGCCGCGACACGCTCTGGACTCCGGTTTACGGGGAGCGCAGCGAAATCCCGGACCGCTACAATCAAAGCGTTATCCGCTTCGCGCACGGTAAACGGGAACCGGGCCTCGAATTAGAGGTGCGCGCCTACGACGAGGGCGCGGCGTTCCGTTATCTGTTCCTCGAAGGAGGCGGTTACCTGCATATTACCGGCGAGGCGACAGAATTCACCCTGCCGGAAGGCACGATGGCCTATTTCGCCCCCTTTGCCCAAGCCGTGCACCAGAAATTGCCGCTGCACGACTGGCCCGGGGAAGCCGACCGTCCGCTGACGCTCGAACTGCCGGGCGGACTCTACGGAGCGCTTGCCGAAGCCGAAGTGGTCGATTACGTCCGCACGAAATTCAAACTTGCCGACGGGAAACCCAACACGCTGGCCTGCTCGATGTACGGCGCCGTCGACGAAATCGCGCCGTTCGCCACGCCGTGGCGGGTGGTAATGGTGGCCGAACAGCCGGGACAGCTGATCGAAAACAACTACCTGCTGCTGAACCTCAACCCGCCCTGTGCAATCGAAAATCCGTGGTGGATCAAGCCGGGCAAGGTGATGCGCGAAGTAACGCTCTCGACCAAAGGGGCCCGGGAGTTGGTTGACTTCGCGGTAAAACGCAACCTGCAATACATCGAATTCGACGCGGGATGGTACGGCCATGAATACGAAAAAATTTCGGATGCTTCTCGCGTGAATGTCGATCCGCGACGGAATCCGAATAACGACCTCGACCTGGAAGAAGTCGTACGTTATGCGAACGGCCGGGGAATCGGCGTATGGGTCTATGTGAACCAACGCGCATTGGCCGCACAGCTCGATACGATCTTGCCGCTTTACCACAAATGGGGCATCAAGGGGGTCAAGTTCGGCTTCGTGCAGGTCGGTTCGCAGATGTGGACGAAATGGATGCACGACGCTGTGAAGAAATGCGCCGAAAACCAACTGATGGTCGACATTCACGACGAATACCGCCCCACCGGCTTCTCGCGCACCTATCCGAACCTGCTCACACAGGAAGGCGTACGGGGCAACGAGGAGATGCCCGACGCGACGAACAACCTGATCCTGCCTTTCACCCGCTATGTAGCGGGACCGGCCGACTATACGATCAGTTACTACTTCCGCAATTTCGACGGCTATAACCCGCAAATGATCGATACGCTCGCGCCGAAAGCGCGGGCGATACATGCCACGTCGGGCCAGCAACTGGCTATGGCGGTGGTGTATTACAGCCCGTTGCAGTTCCTGTACTGGTACGACCGTCCCTCGGACAGCCGCGACGAACCGGAACTGGAATTTTTCGACCGCGTACCGACCGTTTGGGACGAGACGAAAGTGCTGCAAGGGAAGATCGGCGAATACATCACCACGGCCCGGCGCAAAGGAGACGAATGGTTCGTCGGCGTGATGAACGGCCTGCAGCCGCGCACGCTCGACATCCCGTTCAACTTTCTGCCCGCAGGGAAGAAGTACGTGGCGCACATCTACCGCGACGGCACGATGAAAACCCCGACCCGCACCAAAGTCGAAGTGGAGACCCGCACGGTCGATGCAAATACGGTACTTCCGGCGAAACTTTACGGATCGGGAGGACTCGCCATCCGGCTGGAACCGGCCGAACCGGGAAAGCGATAG
- a CDS encoding ATP-binding cassette domain-containing protein — protein sequence MSRPIIRLKNALARDPARQLHRPADFSLEQGEHIALIGLNGSGKTTLIEMLLGRLYLGQGEVAYCFQEEGREGTESSEKTAPTDASPNPGSIYVSDNIRYITFRDAYGTADSGYYYQQRWNASDRDSAPLASEMLGASGCKSDERDALLNLLGIGPLLDKRIILLSSGELRRFQIAKMLLAAPKVLIIESPFIGLDATTRKKLTELLADLARSGQVQIILSVSSPDDIPAFITHVYSLEKGVCGPKQTRDEFFAAEPFSTRRRKLAENYRNQPPRLPDGRTAPIPCEEMVRLRNITIRYGGRTILSGVDWTIRRGEKWTLTGANGSGKSTLLSLICADNPQAYSQDIALFGRRRGSGESIWDIKRHIGYVSPEMHRAYLKNLPAIDIAASGLFDSIGLYRTPSDEQRTLCAGWLDAFGIGHLGNRPFIRLSSGEQRMVLLARAFVKDPDLLILDEPLHGLDCCNKELARAVIEHFCERPGKTMIYVTHSEHELPACVTHRMELSRHDAPDL from the coding sequence ATGTCCCGACCCATCATTCGACTGAAAAACGCACTCGCGCGGGATCCCGCACGGCAATTGCACAGGCCCGCCGACTTTTCACTCGAACAAGGCGAACACATCGCACTGATCGGACTAAACGGCAGCGGCAAGACCACGCTGATCGAAATGCTGCTCGGCAGACTCTACCTGGGACAAGGGGAGGTGGCATACTGTTTCCAAGAAGAAGGGCGAGAAGGCACCGAAAGTTCAGAGAAAACAGCCCCAACCGATGCATCGCCAAACCCGGGGAGCATCTATGTTTCGGACAACATCCGTTACATCACCTTCCGCGATGCCTACGGGACGGCCGACAGTGGTTACTATTACCAGCAGCGCTGGAATGCTTCAGACCGCGACAGTGCGCCGTTGGCTTCGGAAATGCTGGGAGCGTCCGGCTGTAAGAGTGACGAACGGGACGCCCTGCTCAACCTGCTCGGAATAGGTCCGCTGCTCGACAAGCGGATCATCCTGCTCTCCAGCGGTGAGCTGCGGCGATTCCAGATCGCGAAAATGTTGCTTGCAGCGCCGAAAGTACTGATCATCGAAAGTCCGTTTATCGGACTGGACGCAACCACACGGAAAAAACTCACGGAACTGCTGGCAGACCTGGCCCGGAGCGGACAGGTACAAATTATCCTATCGGTTTCATCCCCGGACGACATTCCCGCGTTTATCACGCACGTATATTCCCTCGAGAAGGGCGTGTGCGGTCCGAAACAAACGCGAGACGAGTTTTTTGCCGCGGAGCCGTTTTCGACGCGGCGCCGGAAACTGGCCGAAAATTACAGGAATCAACCGCCCCGGCTCCCGGATGGCCGTACAGCCCCGATACCCTGCGAAGAGATGGTGCGGCTGCGAAACATCACGATCCGTTACGGCGGGCGGACCATCCTCAGCGGAGTGGACTGGACGATCCGCCGAGGTGAAAAATGGACGCTCACCGGCGCAAACGGATCGGGCAAATCGACGTTACTGAGCCTGATCTGCGCAGACAACCCGCAGGCTTATTCACAAGACATCGCACTGTTCGGACGGCGGCGCGGTTCGGGCGAAAGCATCTGGGACATCAAACGCCACATCGGCTATGTCTCTCCCGAAATGCACCGCGCCTACCTGAAAAACTTGCCGGCGATCGATATAGCCGCATCCGGCCTGTTCGACTCGATAGGCCTCTACCGAACCCCGAGTGATGAACAGCGGACATTATGCGCCGGATGGCTGGACGCATTCGGAATCGGGCATCTGGGAAACAGACCTTTCATCCGCCTCTCGTCCGGCGAACAACGGATGGTACTGCTTGCACGCGCCTTTGTCAAAGACCCGGACCTGTTGATCCTCGACGAACCGCTGCACGGGCTGGATTGCTGCAACAAAGAGTTGGCGCGGGCCGTAATCGAACATTTCTGCGAACGCCCCGGCAAAACGATGATCTATGTGACCCACTCCGAACACGAACTTCCCGCCTGCGTCACACACCGGATGGAACTGTCCCGGCACGACGCACCGGATTTGTAA
- a CDS encoding L-rhamnose mutarotase, translating into MKRYGSVIRVRPEKLEEYKKLHAEVWPGVRRMIAECGLRNYSIYYKDGFLFSYYEYVGDDYAADMAKMAADPETQRWWAVCEPCQQPLDTRAEGEWWASMEEVFHQD; encoded by the coding sequence ATGAAACGATACGGCAGTGTGATCCGGGTACGTCCCGAAAAGTTGGAAGAGTATAAGAAACTGCATGCCGAGGTGTGGCCTGGTGTCCGCAGGATGATTGCCGAATGCGGCCTGCGTAATTACAGTATCTATTACAAAGACGGATTTTTGTTCAGTTATTACGAATATGTCGGCGACGACTATGCGGCCGATATGGCAAAAATGGCTGCCGATCCCGAGACACAGCGTTGGTGGGCTGTCTGCGAACCGTGCCAGCAACCGCTCGACACTCGCGCCGAAGGCGAGTGGTGGGCCTCGATGGAAGAGGTATTCCACCAAGACTGA